The Lactuca sativa cultivar Salinas chromosome 2, Lsat_Salinas_v11, whole genome shotgun sequence genome includes a window with the following:
- the LOC111876416 gene encoding shaggy-related protein kinase epsilon, translating to MASVGMAPLTAEKVDGDSMFVDKLPEEINEMKIRDDKVEKEMEATVVDGNGTETGHIIVTTIGGRNGQPKQTISYMAERVVGQGSFGIVFQAKCLETGEAVAIKKVLQDKRYKNRELQTMRLLDHPNVVSLKHCFFSTTDKDELYLNLVLEYVPETAYRVARHYSKANQRMPMIYVKLYTYQIFRALAYIHAIGVCHRDIKPQNLLVNPHTHQLKLCDFGSAKVLVKGEPNISYICSRYYRAPELIFGATEYTTAIDVWSVGCVLAELLLGQPLFPGESGVDQLVEIIKVLGTPTREEIKCMNPNYTEFKFPQIKAHPWHKIFHKRTPPEAVDLVSRLLQYSPNLRCTALEACIHPFFNELRDPSTRLPNGRPLPPLFNFKPQELKGASLELLAKLIPEHARKQSPFLGF from the exons ATGGCTTCTGTTGGAATGGCTCCGCTGACAGCTGAAAAGGTTGATGGTGATTCAATGTTTGTTGACAAACTGCCTGAGGAAATCAATGAAATGAAAATCAGAGACGACAAGGTGGAAAag GAAATGGAGGCAACTGTGGTAGATGGAAATGGCACTGAAACTGGTCACATTATCGTTACTACCATTGGAGGCAGAAATGGTCAGCCCAAACAG ACAATAAGCTATATGGCGGAGCGTGTGGTGGGGCAGGGTTCTTTTGGAATTGTATTTCAG GCGAAATGCTTAGAGACTGGAGAAGCTGTTGCAATTAAAAAAGTATTGCAAGATAAACGATACAAGAATCGGGAACTGCAGACAATGAGACTTCTTGATCATCCGAATGTTGTTTCACTCAAACACTGCTTCTTTTCAACAACAGACAAAGATGAACTTTACCTAAATTTGGTTCTAGAGTATGTACCTGAGACAGCTTATCGTGTAGCAAGGCACTACAGCAAGGCAAATCAAAGAATGCCCATGATTTATGTCAAACTATACACGTATCAG ATTTTCAGAGCACTTGCATACATTCATGCAATCGGTGTGTGTCACCGTGACATCAAGCCTCAAAATCTTCTGGTGAATCCGCATACTCACCAGCTCAAACTCTGTGATTTTGGAAGTGCAAAAGTTCTG GTGAAAGGGGAACCAAATATATCGTATATCTGTTCACGATATTATCGGGCACCTGAACTCATATTCGGGGCAACTGAATACACCACTGCCATTGATGTCTGGTCAGTCGGTTGTGTCCTCGCTGAACTTCTTCTGGGACAG CCCTTATTCCCTGGTGAGAGCGGAGTTGACCAACTCGTAGAGATCATTAAG GTTCTTGGTACACCAACTCGTGAAGAAATCAAATGCATGAATCCAAACTACACAGAATTTAAGTTCCCACAAATCAAAGCTCACCCCTGGCACAAA ATTTTTCACAAGCGGACACCCCCAGAGGCTGTAGATCTTGTTTCAAGACTCCTCCAGTATTCTCCCAACTTGAGATGCACTGCT TTGGAGGCATGCATCCACCCCTTCTTTAACGAACTTCGTGATCCAAGCACCCGTCTTCCAAATGGCCGCCCCTTGCCACCCCTCTTCAACTTCAAGCCTCAAG AGCTAAAAGGGGCATCTTTGGAACTTCTGGCTAAACTCATACCTGAACATGCTCGGAAACAGTCTCCCTTCCTTGGCTTCTAA
- the LOC111876414 gene encoding DEAD-box ATP-dependent RNA helicase 14, which translates to MAAAATKTSAGPRYAPEDPTLPKPWRGLVDGNTGNLYFWNPVTNVTQYQRPSVPKEDPPPPEVQVQPSSQDDNGVAAASDDVTHERSGNGGSNFSSETNCHSCETTQDTYDAPKETETVASGQGGPPYQAHVRSAGSGLSPDAYRQKHEITVSGDNVPPPFTSFEDTGFPSELLRDLLQTGFSAPTPIQAQSWPIAMQNRDIVAVAKTGSGKTLGYLLPGFIHLKKTRKNPQLSPTVLVLSPTRELATQIQDEAVKFGKSSRISCTCLYGGAPKGPQLRDLANGTDIVVATPGRLNDILEMRKVSLSEVTYLVLDEADRMLDMGFEPQIRKIVNAVPTRRQTLMYTATWPKEVRKIAADFMVNPVQVNIGNINELVANKSITQHVEVVAYNEKHRRLEQILRSQEPGSKIIIFCSTKKMCDQLARNLTRPFGAASIHGDKNQGERDHVLSQFRSGKCPVLVATDVAARGLDIKDIRVVVNYDFPTGVEDYVHRIGRTGRAGATGEAYTFFGDQDAKHASELVKLLEGANQRVPNQIREMASRGGGMGMGGGRSRRWSSDTGGGGYDSSYGGGRGSFSSEKSGNRDSDRDAGGGYQGRSFHETMLGGGGGRSPPNKGGSGWGVSNDRSRSRSPERFGNAPPVRSFHQTMMERARPPPVFKFGEADGNNDGAN; encoded by the exons ATGGCTGCTGCTGCAACTAAAACTTCTGCTGGTCCACGCTATGCACCAGAGGATCCTACTCTCCCCAAACCATGGAGAGGGCTAGTTGATGGTAACACCGGGAATCTTTACTTTTGGAATCCAGTGACTAATGTCACCCAATATCAGAGGCCCTCAGTGCCCAAGGAAGATCCACCTCCACCAGAAGTTCAGGTGCAACCATCTTCCCAAGATGACAATGGCGTTGCTGCTGCTTCTGATGATGTTACACATGAAAGAAGTGGGAATGGTGGATCAAACTTTTCTTCCGAAACAAATTGTCATTCTTGTGAG ACTACACAAGATACATATGATGCCCCAAAAGAGACGGAGACGGTTGCTTCTGGGCAGGGAGGGCCCCCTTATCAAGCTCATGTCAGATCGGCTGGAAGTGGTTTATCACCAGATGCTTATCGCCAAAAGCATGAGATAACTGTATCT GGAGACAATGTGCCCCCACCCTTTACATCATTTGAAGATACTGGTTTCCCTTCTGAGTTGCTTAGAGACTTACTCCAAACAGGATTCTCTGCTCCAACTCCCATACAAGCACAGTCATGGCCAATTGCCATGCAAAATCGTGACATAGTAGCAGTTGCCAAGACAGGTTCTGGAAAGACTTTGGGTTACTTACTTCCTGGATTCATTCACCTTAAAAAAACGCGCAAGAATCCTCAGTTGAGTCCAACTGTTTTGGTTTTATCACCCACAAGAGAATTGGCCACACAGATTCAAGATGAAGCTGTCAAATTTGGAAAATCATCTAGAATATCTTGCACG TGTTTATATGGAGGAGCACCAAAGGGTCCCCAGCTAAGAGATCTGGCAAATGGGACAGACATTGTGGTTGCGACACCTGGGCGTTTGAATGATATTCTTGAAATGAGAAAAGTGAGCCTGAGTGAGGTGACTTATTTGGTGTTGGATGAAGCAGATAGAATGTTGGACATGGGATTTGAACCTCAAATTAGGAAAATAGTAAATGCGGTCCCCACGCGTCGTCAGACTCTTATGTACACTGCCACCTGGCCGAAAGAGGTGCGGAAAATTGCAGCTGATTTTATGGTTAATCCGGTTCAAGTCAACATCGGAAACATCAATGAACTTGTTGCCAACAAGTCCATTACACAG CATGTGGAGGTTGTGGCTTACAATGAGAAACACAGACGATTGGAGCAAATACTGAGATCTCAAGAACCCGGATCTAagattattattttttgttcaaCAAAGAAGATGTGTGATCAGCTGGCGCGTAATTTGACCCGCCCGTTTGGTGCTGCTTCAATTCATGGAGATAAAAATCAGGGGGAGAGAGATCATGTGCTCAGTCAGTTTCGCTCAGGGAAGTGTCCTGTGCTTGTAGCAACCGATGTTGCTGCTCGTGGACTCGACATCAAAGATATCAG GGTGGTGGTAAATTATGACTTCCCTACAGGGGTTGAGGATTATGTACACCGGATTGGAAGAACTGGGAGGGCAGGGGCTACAGGAGAGGCTTACACCTTTTTTGGTGACCAAGATGCAAAACATGCATCTGAGCTTGTTAAACTTTTGGAAGGAGCAAATCAACGTGTCCCTAATCAAATCCGTGAAATGGCTTCACGGGGTGGTGGAATGGGAATGGGTGGTGGCAGATCTAGGCGCTGGAGCTCCGACACTGGTGGTGGTGGATATGATTCAAGCTATGGTGGTGGAAGAGGTAGCTTTTCCTCTGAAAAAAGCGGAAACCGTGACAG TGACAGAGATGCAGGTGGTGGCTATCAGGGTAGGAGCTTTCATGAAACCAtgcttggtggtggtggtggcagaaGCCCGCCCAACAAAGGTGGTTCAGGGTGGGGGGTGTCCAATGACCGTAGTCGTAGCCGTAGCCCGGAGAGGTTTGGTAATGCGCCACCTGTACGAAGCTTTCACCAGACAATGATGGAACGGGCTCGGCCTCCACCTGTATTTAAATTTGGGGAAGCCGATGGGAATAATGATGGTGCAAATTAA
- the LOC111876419 gene encoding phosphoenolpyruvate/phosphate translocator 2, chloroplastic, translating to MESYALALSSSSLNPKPLKHINPPKILPRSSSSSSSPIHLLCRSISSNTPGFTFSSNYKTHNNYYSFLSPKRIYNDLVVARASESSGESANPAEFGRNLQLAAMFGVWYLLNIYFNIFNKQVLKVFPYPMTVTTFQFGCGTVMILIMWALKLHPRPKIYKSQIVPVVMLAVAHTMGNLLTNISLGRVAVSFTHTIKAMEPFFTVLFSALLLSERPTLWVVSSLVPIVGGVALASFTESSFNWIGFGSAMASNVTNQSRNVLSKKFMVRKEEALDNINLFSVITIISFILLIPFMFLLEGFKFTPEYLQSAASQGVNVRELCVRSVLAGVCFHSYQQVSYMILQMVNPVTHAVGNCVKRVVVIVSSVIFFQTPVSPINSLGTGLALAGVFLYSRAKRIKPKAA from the exons ATGGAGAGCTATGCATTAGCTCTTTCTAGCTCCAGTCTAAACCCAAAACCCCTAAAGCATATCAACCCACCCAAAATCTTACCacgttcttcatcttcttcttcttcaccaatcCATTTACTGTGCAGAAGCATAAGTTCAAACACACCAGGCTTCACTTTCAGCTCTAATTACAAAACCCACAATAATTACTATTCCTTCTTGTCTCCAAAACGAATCTACAATGATTTGGTGGTGGCCAGGGCTTCTGAAAGCTCCGGTGAGTCTGCAAATCCAGCTGAGTTTGGCCGGAATTTACAGCTGGCAGCCATGTTTGGAGTGTGGTATCTTTTGAACATCTACTTCAACATCTTCAACAAACAG GTTCTTAAGGTTTTTCCATACCCAATGACAGTGACCACGTTTCAATTTGGGTGTGGGACTGTGATGATTTTGATTATGTGGGCACTTAAACTTCATCCAAGACCCAAGATTTATAAATCCCAG ATTGTACCTGTGGTAATGTTGGCAGTGGCACACACAATGGGAAACCTTTTGACTAACATAAGTCTTGGAAGAGTTGCGGTTTCCTTCACTCACACAATTAAAGCCATGGAGCCTTTTTTCACTGTTCTCTTTTCTGCACTTCTACTTTCAGAG AGACCAACATTATGGGTGGTTTCATCTCTTGTGCCTATTGTGGGTGGTGTTGCATTGGCATCCTTCACCGAATCTTCATTTAACTG GATCGGTTTTGGAAGTGCAATGGCTTCAAATGTCACCAACCAATCACGTAATGTACTTAGCAAAAAGTTTATGGTCAGGAAAGAG GAAGCTTTGGACAATATCAATCTGTTCTCAGTTATCACCATCATCTCCTTTATCCTGTTGATCCCTTTTATGTTCTTATTAGAAGGCTTCAAGTTTACTCCAGAGTACCTGCAGTCTGCT GCAAGTCAAGGTGTGAATGTGAGAGAGCTATGTGTGAGGTCTGTTCTAGCTGGTGTCTGCTTTCATAGTTATCAACAG GTATCGTATATGATACTACAAATGGTAAATCCAGTGACACATGCCGTGGGGAACTGTGTGAAGCGAGTGGTGGTCATCGTCTCCTCTGTTATCTTCTTTCAGACACCCGTGTCTCCCATAAACTCCCTTG GAACTGGTTTGGCACTTGCTGGAGTTTTCCTGTATTCAAGAGCAAAACGGATAAAACCAAAAGCTGCTTGA
- the LOC111876412 gene encoding uncharacterized protein LOC111876412 codes for MEVVFSGDTTRLSYWLTWDFLLCLSSVFTSTITASILIWKYEGSDNTERASSLYDGESWMPCLKGLSPFWLMGFRMIAFCLILAASIADVATHGTNLFYYYTQWTLILTTIYFLFGSVLSASGCFRKDKNNMYNGHRKDIIDTEQGIGIYMPLNHEVNLQEECYFSQTAAIWGYIFQIVFQITAGAVMLTDGVYWLVIFPFISISDYEMSFLTVVVHSLNLVLVLGDTAMNSLHLPWFRISYFILFTVLYVIFEWIVHAFVETWWPYPFLDVSAPYAPMWYWMVAVLHLPCYALFALFVKTKYTVLSRWFPESYQCLR; via the exons ATGGAGGTTGTATTTTCCGGTGACACTACTCGCCTGAGTTACTGGTTGACCTGGGATTTCTTGCTCTGTTTATCATCAGTGTTTACCTCCACAATCACAGCATCAATCCTGATATGGAAATATGAAGGTTCAGACAACACAGAAAGAGCTTCTTCTCTGTATGATGGTGAATCATGGATGCCATGTCTGAAAGGACTAAGCCCTTTTTGGTTAATGGGTTTCAGAATGATTGCATTTTGCTTGATTTTAGCCGCTTCAATTGCTGATGTCGCTACTCATGGCACCAACTTATTTTACTATTACACCCA gtggactttgattttgacaacAATCTATTTTCTG TTTGGATCGGTGTTATCTGCTTCCGGATGTTTCCGGAAGGACAAGAATAATATGTATAATGGTCATAGAAAAGATATAATAGACACAGAACAAGGAATTGGAATCTATATGCCTCTCAACCATGAAGTAAATCTTCAAGAGGAATGTTATTTCTCACAAACTGCTGCAATTTGGGGATACATTTTCCAAATTGTATTTCAG ATTACTGCTGGGGCAGTGATGCTGACTGATGGTGTTTACTGGCTAGTAATCTTTCCATTTATTAGCATTTCAGATTATGAAATGAGTTTT TTAACTGTTGTTGTTCATTCACTCAATCTTGTTTTGGTGCTAGGAGACACGGCCATGAATAGCTTG CATTTGCCATGGTTCAGAATTTCATATTTTATCTTGTTCACTGTGTTATATGTGATCTTCGAGTGGATTGTCCATGCCTTTGTTGAAACATG GTGGCCATACCCTTTCCTTGATGTATCTGCCCCATATGCTCCTATGTG GTACTGGATGGTTGCAGTGTTGCATCTTCCATGTTATGCTTTGTTTGCGTTGTTTGTGAAAACAAAGTACACAGTCTTGTCTCGATGGTTTCCTGAGTCATATCAATGTTTGAGATGA